The Triticum dicoccoides isolate Atlit2015 ecotype Zavitan chromosome 6A, WEW_v2.0, whole genome shotgun sequence genome has a window encoding:
- the LOC119314315 gene encoding uncharacterized protein LOC119314315 yields the protein MKRQFVNLVTRNWTEGLYSVRRIDPYRNFFYGSAEAAAVEVAKKKESFPATQMQELPTPSINFESFPAMQIQELPTPSIKIAAIDVPGYTLDMFGLFTPRATSEGRMVYANTMGDAGLYDADNRIHTCLGRLNKPKGHRPMCLSVAHPDADEEDRMYVLDSNPRKGAQQCFEVLERTPRKWRISLLPQWHWRLLSPPPFVHQPGYQPSFITSFTTMVDGDGVSTIYISGDGGIGTYSFETPRHQYSEPRGWSHVGEWMLPFRGRAQYVPEFNLWFGFSDLNPNHLCATDLSAMYNGQQPTAPKVWEDLNLPEGEAWLPKQLELLPLGGGKFLIAKTFAAGELGGYFSLLTGIEMIPGDGGDRQALQMVKHKCARFVFMDEELEWVL from the coding sequence ATGAAGAGGCAGTTTGTAAATCTTGTGACGCGGAACTGGACGGAAGGCTTGTATTCTGTGCGCCGCATCGATCCTTACCGTAATTTCTTCTACGGTTCAGCAGAAGCAGCAGCCGTTGAAGTAGCCAAGAAGAAGGAATCTTTCCCAGCGACGCAGATGCAGGAGCTGCCGACCCCAAGCATCAACTTCGAGTCGTTTCCAGCGATGCAGATCCAGGAGCTGCCGACCCCAAGCATCAAGATCGCTGCAATAGATGTTCCTGGATACACCCTCGATATGTTCGGGCTCTTCACCCCCCGCGCCACCAGCGAAGGCAGAATGGTGTATGCCAATACGATGGGCGATGCGGGGCTGTATGACGCCGACAATCGTATCCACACCTGCCTAGGCCGCCTCAACAAGCCCAAGGGACACAGACCCATGTGCCTATCCGTGGCGCACCCTGACGCCGACGAAGAAGACAGAATGTATGTCCTGGATTCGAACCCCAGGAAGGGCGCCCAACAATGCTTTGAGGTCCTTGAGCGCACGCCCAGAAAATGGAGGATCAGCTTGTTGCCGCAATGGCATTGGCGACTTCTATCCCCGCCTCCCTTTGTCCACCAACCTGGGTACCAACCATCCTTTATtacctccttcaccaccatggtcGATGGCGACGGTGTCTCCACAATCTACATATCAGGCGATGGCGGCATCGGCACCTACAGCTTCGAGACACCGCGCCACCAGTATAGTGAGCCTCGAGGATGGAGTCACGTCGGGGAATGGATGCTGCCCTTTCGTGGTAGAGCTCAGTACGTCCCTGAGTTCAATCTGTGGTTTGGCTTCTCAGACTTAAACCCCAACCACCTGTGTGCTACGGACCTCTCTGCCATGTACAATGGACAGCAGCCCACTGCGCCCAAAGTATGGGAAGATCTGAACCTGCCTGAGGGAGAGGCGTGGCTTCCAAAACAGCTCGAGCTTCTCCCCCTGGGTGGCGGCAAGTTTCTCATTGCTAAGACCTTTGCAGCAGGAGAGTTAGGTGGGTACTTTTCTCTGCTCACCGGCATAGAGATGATCCCTGGCGACGGTGGTGACCGACAGGCCCTTCAGATGGTCAAGCACAAGTGTGCACGTTTTGTCTTCATGGATGAGGAGCTTGAGTGGGTGCTCTGA